One Campylobacter sputorum subsp. sputorum DNA segment encodes these proteins:
- a CDS encoding ArsR/SmtB family transcription factor — translation MDKFINNSRVFKAFCDPNRLKILDILCSGEKCACVLLEELDIKQPSLSHHMKILCDANIVKSRKDGKWMHYSLNEDGLKMAKNLLDDIKCY, via the coding sequence TTGGATAAATTTATAAATAATTCTAGGGTTTTTAAAGCTTTTTGTGATCCAAATAGACTTAAAATACTAGATATTTTATGCAGTGGTGAAAAATGTGCGTGTGTATTACTTGAAGAGTTAGATATAAAACAACCTTCTCTTTCTCATCATATGAAGATACTTTGCGATGCTAATATTGTAAAATCTAGAAAAGATGGCAAATGGATGCATTATAGTTTAAATGAAGATGGTTTAAAGATGGCAAAGAATTTACTAGATGATATAAAATGCTATTAG
- a CDS encoding permease yields the protein MDNFFTTQVLGMQWLSDFIRNLLLNFNVNLDSKFGGSLHFFIYDVLKITILLCFLIFVISYIQSYFSPQRSKKILGKCNGFFANILAALLGTITPFCSCSSIPLFIGFSSAGLPLSVTLSFLISSPMVDLGSLVLLSSVFGLKIAAIYVIVGLIIAVIGGSLLGNLDEKKYIQEYILSIQNTNLQEFEMSQKDRVVYAKEQTFQTFKKVFFYIIVGVAIGAYIHNWIPQDFIQNLLGKDNFFGVILAVLVGAPMYADIFGVIPIAEALYLKGATLGVVLSFMMAVTTLSLPSMIMLSRAMKPKLLALFIGYCVISIVMVGYIFNIFEKIFI from the coding sequence TTGGATAATTTTTTTACAACGCAAGTTTTAGGTATGCAGTGGCTAAGTGATTTTATAAGAAATTTGCTTTTAAATTTTAATGTAAATTTAGATAGTAAATTTGGCGGAAGTTTGCATTTTTTTATATATGATGTCTTAAAAATAACCATACTTTTATGTTTTTTGATATTTGTTATTTCATATATTCAAAGTTATTTTTCACCACAAAGAAGTAAAAAAATTCTAGGTAAATGTAATGGCTTTTTTGCAAATATCTTAGCTGCACTGCTTGGAACTATAACCCCGTTTTGCTCTTGCTCATCGATACCACTTTTTATAGGTTTTAGCTCAGCTGGTTTGCCACTTAGTGTAACTTTATCTTTTTTGATTTCTTCGCCTATGGTGGATCTTGGATCGCTTGTTTTATTAAGCAGTGTTTTTGGCTTAAAAATAGCTGCGATATATGTCATAGTTGGGCTTATTATAGCTGTGATTGGCGGAAGCTTACTTGGAAATTTAGATGAGAAAAAATATATACAAGAATACATATTATCTATACAAAATACAAATTTACAAGAGTTTGAAATGAGCCAAAAAGATAGAGTGGTTTATGCAAAAGAGCAAACATTTCAAACTTTTAAAAAAGTATTTTTTTATATAATAGTCGGTGTTGCAATCGGCGCTTATATTCACAATTGGATACCACAAGATTTTATACAAAATTTACTTGGTAAAGATAATTTCTTTGGTGTAATTTTAGCTGTTTTAGTTGGTGCGCCAATGTATGCTGACATATTTGGCGTTATTCCTATAGCTGAAGCATTGTATTTAAAAGGAGCAACTCTTGGAGTGGTGCTATCTTTTATGATGGCAGTAACTACGCTTTCTTTACCATCTATGATAATGCTATCTAGAGCTATGAAGCCAAAACTTTTAGCTTTGTTTATAGGTTATTGTGTGATTAGTATAGTTATGGTTGGATATATTTTTAATATTTTTGAGAAAATTTTTATATAA